In one window of Oligoflexia bacterium DNA:
- a CDS encoding YiiX/YebB-like N1pC/P60 family cysteine hydrolase — MDCFFQAADLLFQKRLSPTGDAILASRKTFEKVNFNHVALFISDCELIHAVDPGGVERISLMDLLSSGQNIHVMRIKTLSQDEKNRVINKALAQLGKPYDLAFCGATDAFYCSSFIQFLFPQYFDLQPMTFKDKQTQMFHPYWLEHFKKIGQAIPEGALGTHPMGLFHSEYLSEVS; from the coding sequence TCCGACTGGGGATGCTATTCTTGCCTCACGCAAAACTTTTGAAAAAGTAAATTTTAATCATGTTGCCTTATTTATTTCTGACTGTGAATTAATCCATGCCGTTGACCCTGGAGGTGTTGAGCGCATTAGTTTAATGGATCTGTTAAGTTCAGGACAAAACATACACGTGATGCGGATTAAAACCTTAAGCCAAGATGAAAAAAATAGGGTGATCAACAAAGCTTTGGCACAATTGGGAAAACCGTATGACTTGGCTTTTTGTGGAGCAACAGACGCCTTTTACTGCAGCAGCTTTATCCAGTTTTTATTTCCGCAATACTTTGATCTGCAGCCCATGACCTTTAAGGATAAACAAACACAAATGTTTCATCCGTATTGGCTTGAGCATTTTAAGAAAATTGGCCAGGCTATTCCTGAAGGCGCTTTAGGCACGCATCCCATGGGTTTATTTCATTCTGAATATTTATCTGAGGTTTCTTAA